One Pseudomonadota bacterium genomic window carries:
- a CDS encoding PQQ-binding-like beta-propeller repeat protein has protein sequence MEDIGRQGLAVLAAFCLLLAPIAHGAKRAGAANTAPITLAIATPEARTLALAYSFADKLLAQFEGNENIHVQLLEGVSDRSQAIAIAERRGFQFVLVGTVSAKEKRQFMKKMINKATPTDKLDLKTEQKLRVGIQYELLATDSPEDVILKKKVAPPKKATQDAVGIVAGTVASAVRGAIEKAGTRGEDGLLPGYEPRLVVQTSHSTVVNDFAYSPDGARLATLGADGVIKLWNVRTRMELNTIVAPSTSGITFSPKGRRMAALSRQGVVRVFDADTGNLVRRFTTTKREIDESEAENYRLDGRPVGVAYSADGRLLAHGGVDGVSVWDVATGNLKREGEEKKGVASFALSPRGDLVAAQITERRIKIIDTETGKKRYVLAAKVGLVTSLAFSPDGTRLAVGSKNGSIYLYDTATGEPAGEPPIYSPCDKPYEEFGVLDRVSDYGEISVVEVARGGRDLAGDACVLNKEVEETKAEGQTAFYTTSIRSVTLSPDSRYLAYGRADGRVRVLDLSGESAEESFEISMRSDRSHLRKDDSALGGLMGVARRGLVSSDFWGTAPVKFSSTGRTLDTVVDRNTVARWLTASGERESSLAVSKRDLSFGSAIPIPMASVPVFGPDNRTLLTATITGGTRLWELHSGLPPRLVSKQQATLNTSPVSADARYLVATERDGEETAVVVRETESGKVAHRFVLDSTSWLFNLPVAVRANSTFSPDSRYLAIAGRDAEGRWLRIMSLVTGDELFFKRNARVLGFSPNSELFAFQHLPIGMRIINFSGKTKVTVIDTKTQETYFEKRVAPSELGLLARGAAFSADSRLMALPENDAISVWNMKSDKRLGERANEDDSLSDFVFRPGTDQLTITTRRGMLHWDVTSGKVVRSNQYTDFYGNLSYSSDGALLALGGAENRIRLFDVDRDLEVGSLVVPNDSDWLTVTPEGRFDAQWLEDIEEVHWVLSDEPDRTHPLELFMREYYEPQLLTMLVQADELSDIPPLHTRNRALPDVEITKVSPRGDDRVAVTVRVREGVSEAQVDGDGSALRSGGASLRLFRDNRLVGRYPEDLGDLTFTGGVAEHTFDVALPVASQVTWSAYAMNSQNIKSETARFEYTTERPAGASTKPNAYVISIGVDASEQRQYSLRHAGNDARALSASLTRTLNGTGNFAAVVPVTLISSEGGEQHATKARMRAVLEVLAGQQPASRLAVVPGSERLRRSQPDDLVLITFSGHGYTDKGDGRFFLFPSDMGEDPATTHAELLSRAVSSDELASWLTNVDADITMVVDSCHSQAAIGEDFKAGPLGSRGLGQLSYDKGMRVLAGAQSNEIAMESNELSHGLLSYALARDGIDNRAADYSPADGRIVAREWLRYAVRRVPELRREMDGSEGARDVLLAGRPTEPSAQTPVVFEFSRSVDGPLLEREASR, from the coding sequence ATGGAAGACATCGGTCGTCAGGGCCTCGCGGTTCTCGCCGCTTTCTGCCTCCTCCTAGCCCCCATCGCACACGGCGCCAAGCGCGCTGGAGCTGCCAATACTGCCCCCATCACCCTTGCCATCGCGACGCCCGAAGCTAGAACGCTCGCGTTGGCCTACAGCTTTGCCGACAAGCTCCTGGCGCAGTTCGAAGGCAACGAGAACATCCACGTGCAACTCCTCGAGGGAGTGTCGGATCGCTCCCAAGCGATTGCGATCGCTGAACGAAGGGGGTTCCAGTTCGTCCTCGTTGGCACCGTGTCGGCGAAGGAAAAGCGCCAGTTCATGAAGAAGATGATCAACAAGGCGACCCCGACCGACAAGCTCGATCTCAAGACTGAGCAAAAGCTGCGCGTCGGTATCCAATACGAACTGCTGGCGACCGATAGCCCCGAAGATGTCATTCTGAAAAAGAAGGTGGCGCCGCCCAAGAAAGCCACGCAAGACGCAGTGGGGATCGTCGCCGGAACAGTGGCGAGTGCCGTTCGCGGAGCGATCGAGAAGGCCGGTACTCGTGGAGAGGACGGACTCCTTCCCGGCTATGAGCCACGCTTGGTCGTGCAGACCAGCCATTCCACTGTTGTGAATGACTTCGCCTACTCTCCTGACGGCGCTCGCCTAGCAACCCTCGGCGCCGACGGGGTGATCAAACTATGGAACGTACGCACGCGCATGGAGCTGAACACCATCGTGGCGCCCTCGACGTCGGGGATCACCTTCAGCCCGAAGGGCCGCAGGATGGCGGCGCTCTCTCGACAGGGTGTCGTGCGTGTGTTCGACGCCGATACCGGCAACCTAGTGCGACGCTTCACGACGACGAAACGCGAAATCGACGAAAGCGAGGCCGAGAACTATCGACTCGACGGCAGACCGGTTGGCGTCGCCTATTCGGCGGACGGTCGTCTGCTCGCCCACGGTGGCGTCGACGGTGTCTCGGTCTGGGACGTCGCCACGGGCAATCTCAAACGCGAAGGAGAGGAGAAAAAGGGGGTCGCCTCCTTCGCACTCAGCCCGCGCGGTGACCTGGTCGCCGCCCAGATCACCGAACGCCGCATCAAGATCATCGACACGGAAACGGGAAAGAAGCGATACGTGCTCGCGGCCAAGGTAGGATTGGTCACAAGTCTCGCCTTTAGTCCAGACGGCACCAGGCTGGCCGTGGGCAGCAAGAACGGTTCGATCTACCTCTACGACACCGCCACGGGCGAACCGGCAGGCGAGCCGCCGATCTACAGCCCCTGCGACAAACCCTACGAGGAGTTTGGCGTGCTCGACCGTGTGAGTGACTACGGCGAGATCAGCGTGGTCGAAGTCGCCCGTGGGGGACGAGACTTGGCGGGCGATGCCTGCGTGCTCAACAAGGAGGTTGAGGAAACGAAAGCCGAAGGGCAGACGGCGTTCTACACCACCAGCATTCGTTCGGTCACCCTGAGCCCTGACAGCCGCTACCTCGCCTACGGTCGCGCCGATGGCCGCGTGCGCGTGCTCGACCTCTCCGGAGAAAGCGCCGAAGAGAGCTTCGAAATCTCGATGAGATCGGACCGCAGTCACCTGCGCAAAGACGACAGCGCCCTGGGCGGCCTGATGGGAGTGGCCCGGCGCGGCCTCGTTTCATCGGACTTCTGGGGCACGGCCCCGGTCAAGTTCAGTAGCACTGGTCGCACGTTGGACACGGTGGTCGATCGCAACACGGTAGCGCGATGGCTGACGGCATCGGGCGAGCGCGAATCCTCACTGGCCGTCTCCAAGCGAGATCTCTCCTTCGGCTCGGCCATCCCGATCCCCATGGCATCGGTGCCCGTCTTCGGGCCCGACAATCGCACGCTGCTCACGGCGACGATCACCGGCGGCACCCGCCTGTGGGAGCTACACTCGGGGCTACCCCCGCGTTTGGTATCGAAGCAGCAGGCGACGCTCAACACGTCCCCCGTGAGCGCGGATGCACGCTACCTCGTCGCCACCGAGCGAGACGGCGAGGAGACAGCGGTGGTCGTGCGAGAGACCGAATCCGGTAAGGTTGCCCACCGCTTCGTGCTCGACTCAACGTCGTGGCTGTTCAACCTTCCCGTCGCGGTTCGAGCCAACTCTACCTTCAGCCCAGACAGCCGCTATCTCGCGATCGCCGGGCGCGATGCCGAGGGGCGCTGGCTGCGCATCATGAGCCTCGTGACAGGGGATGAGCTGTTCTTCAAGCGTAACGCTCGAGTGCTCGGCTTCAGCCCGAACAGCGAGCTGTTCGCCTTCCAGCACCTGCCGATCGGGATGCGCATCATCAATTTTTCCGGCAAGACCAAGGTGACGGTGATCGATACCAAGACCCAGGAGACGTACTTCGAAAAGAGGGTCGCCCCAAGCGAGCTCGGTCTCCTGGCGCGGGGCGCTGCGTTCAGCGCAGACTCGCGACTGATGGCACTGCCCGAAAACGACGCCATCAGCGTCTGGAACATGAAGTCCGACAAGCGGCTCGGGGAGCGTGCTAACGAAGACGATAGTCTCAGTGACTTTGTCTTTCGCCCGGGTACGGATCAACTCACCATCACCACTCGGCGCGGTATGCTGCACTGGGACGTCACCAGCGGGAAGGTCGTCCGCTCCAATCAGTACACGGACTTCTACGGCAATCTCTCCTACAGTTCGGACGGCGCGCTCCTCGCCCTCGGCGGGGCGGAAAACCGGATCCGCCTCTTCGACGTCGATCGAGACTTGGAGGTGGGTAGCTTGGTCGTGCCCAATGACAGCGATTGGTTGACCGTCACGCCCGAGGGCCGCTTTGATGCGCAGTGGCTAGAAGACATCGAAGAGGTGCACTGGGTGCTCAGCGATGAGCCAGATCGCACGCATCCCCTCGAGCTGTTCATGCGCGAGTACTACGAGCCTCAGCTCCTCACGATGCTTGTACAGGCCGACGAGCTGAGCGACATACCGCCGCTGCACACGCGGAATCGAGCCCTTCCCGATGTGGAAATCACCAAAGTCAGCCCTCGCGGCGATGACCGCGTGGCAGTCACCGTGCGCGTTCGCGAGGGCGTCAGCGAGGCGCAGGTAGACGGCGACGGCAGCGCCCTGCGCTCTGGCGGAGCATCGCTGCGGCTGTTCCGGGACAACCGGCTGGTCGGTCGCTACCCCGAAGACCTCGGCGACTTGACATTCACTGGCGGCGTGGCAGAACACACCTTCGACGTCGCGCTGCCGGTGGCATCACAGGTCACTTGGTCTGCGTACGCGATGAACTCGCAGAACATCAAGAGCGAGACCGCACGCTTTGAGTACACCACAGAGCGGCCTGCTGGCGCGAGCACCAAACCCAACGCTTACGTCATCTCCATCGGCGTGGACGCCAGCGAACAGCGCCAGTACAGCTTGCGACACGCCGGCAACGACGCGCGTGCCTTGTCCGCATCCCTGACCCGCACGCTCAACGGCACGGGCAACTTTGCCGCCGTCGTGCCCGTGACGCTGATTTCCTCTGAGGGCGGGGAGCAACATGCCACCAAAGCGAGGATGCGCGCGGTGCTGGAAGTGCTCGCCGGTCAACAACCCGCGAGTCGCCTGGCAGTCGTCCCGGGCAGCGAACGCCTGCGTCGCTCGCAACCGGATGACCTCGTGCTCATCACCTTCTCGGGACACGGCTACACCGACAAGGGCGATGGCCGCTTTTTCCTGTTCCCCTCGGACATGGGCGAGGACCCGGCGACGACGCACGCCGAACTACTCAGCAGGGCCGTCTCCAGCGACGAGCTCGCGTCCTGGCTGACGAACGTCGATGCCGACATCACCATGGTGGTGGATTCGTGCCACTCCCAGGCAGCCATTGGCGAGGACTTCAAGGCGGGCCCCCTCGGCAGCCGGGGCCTCGGGCAACTCTCCTACGACAAGGGCATGCGCGTCCTCGCGGGCGCGCAGAGCAACGAGATTGCCATGGAGTCCAACGAGCTCTCCCACGGCCTGCTCAGCTACGCCCTCGCCCGCGACGGCATCGACAACCGCGCCGCCGACTACAGCCCGGCGGACGGCCGTATCGTTGCGAGGGAGTGGCTGCGCTACGCCGTTCGCCGCGTACCGGAGTTGCGACGAGAGATGGACGGGAGTGAGGGCGCACGCGACGTGCTGCTCGCCGGACGCCCCACGGAGCCCAGCGCGCAGACGCCCGTGGTGTTCGAGTTCTCCCGATCGGTAGATGGCCCGTTGCTGGAACGGGAGGCTTCGCGGTAG
- a CDS encoding TIR domain-containing protein, producing MDLQGTGDGPRDEVVDVFISYSHHDKPFVTKLVKALEAEGLTVWWDAHMTPGARIDQEVEGALESARKALAVWSPHSLQSEWVKDEARHAQEQDKLISICLGVHKPPLSFGARMHHDMSGWSGQADERFRPLLSALRGESPARHTNTGPSVRQRRARRRWLIGSLGTLVAASTLGAAWHLDSTRPRGEIVLRDASGKRIEADEGLCSGLQFHFTVDLRKRSHLYMFLQHASGRVDRVYPSEVGGFDNPVRGQLRIPRNPGLNFQLSAEAGTEELLVYTLADQLASAIDVTSFDAQVANGQGRDVLLAVQDAAATQPFSGLKASFGEGQDGVTLTHAPCPNETDR from the coding sequence ATGGATTTGCAAGGGACTGGCGACGGACCCCGGGATGAGGTCGTCGATGTTTTCATTAGCTACTCTCACCACGACAAGCCCTTCGTCACGAAACTCGTAAAAGCTCTTGAAGCCGAGGGTTTGACCGTGTGGTGGGATGCACACATGACGCCGGGCGCCCGTATCGATCAGGAAGTTGAGGGGGCCCTCGAGTCCGCTCGCAAAGCACTCGCCGTCTGGTCGCCGCATAGCCTGCAGTCCGAGTGGGTCAAGGACGAAGCGCGCCACGCCCAAGAGCAAGACAAGCTCATCTCGATTTGCCTCGGTGTGCATAAGCCTCCCCTTAGCTTCGGCGCGCGGATGCACCACGACATGTCGGGCTGGAGCGGCCAAGCGGACGAACGGTTTCGACCGCTACTCAGCGCCCTGCGCGGAGAATCACCCGCCCGCCATACCAACACTGGCCCATCGGTACGCCAACGGCGTGCCCGACGTCGATGGCTCATCGGCTCCCTAGGCACGCTGGTCGCCGCCAGCACGCTCGGAGCAGCTTGGCACCTTGACAGCACGCGCCCGCGGGGCGAGATCGTGCTGCGGGATGCCAGCGGCAAGAGGATCGAGGCCGACGAAGGGCTGTGCTCGGGGCTGCAGTTCCATTTCACCGTCGACCTGCGCAAGCGTTCGCACCTGTACATGTTCTTGCAGCATGCCAGCGGACGGGTGGACCGAGTATATCCTTCCGAAGTCGGCGGCTTCGATAACCCCGTGCGCGGCCAGCTCCGAATCCCTCGCAACCCCGGGCTCAATTTCCAGCTCAGCGCGGAAGCGGGCACTGAGGAACTCCTCGTCTACACGCTGGCCGATCAGCTGGCCAGCGCCATTGACGTCACCTCCTTCGACGCCCAAGTCGCAAACGGCCAGGGTCGCGACGTGCTACTCGCGGTGCAAGATGCCGCCGCCACTCAGCCGTTCTCTGGACTCAAGGCCTCCTTTGGCGAAGGTCAGGACGGCGTGACGCTCACTCACGCCCCCTGTCCAAATGAAACTGATCGCTAA